The following proteins are encoded in a genomic region of Pseudomonadota bacterium:
- the gyrB gene encoding DNA topoisomerase (ATP-hydrolyzing) subunit B: MSDDENDTPNPGDDGSAHYGAEQITVLHGLEAVRKRPGMYIGNVESPDGLHHMVYEVVDNAIDEHLAGFCNLIRVVIHFDGSVSIEDNGRGIPTGMHEEEGRSAAEVVMTTLHAGAKFNDESYKYSGGLHGVGVSVVNALSESLTMEIWRDGLSWYLEFERGAPKAPLKQVGPTKKRGTRVTFKPDAEIFPFTEFSFETLSTRLRDLSFLNAGVRIVIVDERVEDQRHDFHYEGGIKSFVEFLGRNKTPVHEEVIAFSDSRDEIVVEVALQWSDSYQEHIMCYTNAIFNRDGGTHLTGLRAALTRTLNAWAVENKLIKADKEGLSGEDVREGITAVIAIKHPDPSFNNQPKEKLINNEVKGIVENVVNDKLGRFFEENPRVARLILEKAVLASRAREAARKAREMVTRKGVLDGGSLPGKLADCQSKDPADCEIYIVEGDSAGGSAKQGRDRKFQAILPLRGKILNVEKARLDKMVASEAIANLITALGTGIGDETFNFDKLRYHKIIIMTDADVDGAHIRTLLLTFFFRHMRGLIERGHLYIAQPPLYRVRKGKRDVYIKDENAFREFLVSASADTIALLDDNGEPLAAERTEEAIRLSMARRQVLERIERFTDTRIASALCAADLGRADLDDMARLEAKLREVRRLVGADANSVAAIPDDAHGGARIRVVTGKNGNTRMLEFDFDFFSSPEYRDLLRSRDRAAGFGAGPYTVRRGEERVAIQTLDELWPLVDHAVRQGLGIQRYKGLGEMNPEQLWDTTMNPDTRTLLRVTLQDFTEADQIFSILMGDQVDPRREFIEANALAVRNLDI, translated from the coding sequence CGTCGAGTCGCCCGACGGGCTCCACCACATGGTGTACGAGGTCGTCGACAACGCGATCGACGAGCACCTCGCCGGCTTCTGCAACCTCATCCGCGTCGTCATCCACTTCGACGGCAGCGTCTCCATCGAGGACAACGGCCGCGGCATCCCGACCGGGATGCACGAGGAGGAGGGGCGGTCGGCGGCCGAGGTCGTGATGACCACGCTCCACGCCGGCGCGAAGTTCAACGACGAGTCGTACAAGTACTCCGGCGGCCTCCACGGCGTCGGCGTCTCGGTCGTCAACGCGCTCAGCGAGTCGCTCACCATGGAGATCTGGCGCGACGGCCTGAGCTGGTACCTGGAGTTCGAGCGCGGCGCGCCCAAGGCGCCGCTCAAGCAGGTCGGGCCGACGAAGAAGCGCGGCACGCGCGTCACGTTCAAGCCGGACGCGGAGATCTTCCCGTTCACGGAGTTCTCGTTCGAGACGCTCTCCACGCGGCTGCGCGACCTGTCGTTCCTGAACGCCGGCGTGCGCATCGTCATCGTCGACGAGCGCGTCGAGGATCAGCGCCACGACTTCCACTACGAGGGTGGCATCAAGTCGTTCGTCGAGTTCCTCGGCCGCAACAAGACGCCGGTGCACGAGGAGGTGATCGCGTTCTCCGACAGCCGCGACGAGATCGTCGTCGAGGTGGCCCTGCAGTGGAGCGACTCGTACCAGGAGCACATCATGTGCTACACGAACGCGATCTTCAATCGCGACGGGGGCACGCACCTCACCGGCCTGCGCGCGGCGCTGACGCGGACGCTCAACGCCTGGGCCGTCGAGAACAAGCTCATCAAGGCGGACAAGGAGGGCTTGAGCGGCGAGGACGTGCGCGAGGGGATCACCGCGGTCATCGCGATCAAGCACCCGGATCCGTCGTTCAACAACCAGCCCAAAGAGAAGCTCATCAACAACGAGGTCAAGGGGATCGTCGAGAACGTCGTCAACGACAAGCTCGGGCGGTTCTTCGAGGAGAACCCGCGCGTCGCGAGGCTCATCCTCGAGAAGGCGGTGCTCGCGAGCCGGGCGCGCGAGGCGGCGCGCAAGGCGCGCGAGATGGTGACGCGCAAGGGCGTCCTCGACGGCGGCTCGCTGCCGGGCAAGCTCGCGGACTGCCAGTCGAAGGATCCCGCGGACTGCGAGATCTACATCGTCGAGGGCGACTCGGCCGGCGGCTCGGCCAAGCAGGGGCGCGATCGCAAGTTCCAGGCGATCCTGCCGCTGCGCGGCAAGATCCTGAACGTCGAGAAGGCGCGCCTCGACAAGATGGTCGCGTCGGAGGCGATCGCGAACCTCATCACGGCGCTCGGCACCGGCATCGGCGACGAGACGTTCAACTTCGACAAGCTGCGGTACCACAAGATCATCATCATGACCGACGCCGACGTGGACGGCGCGCACATCCGCACGCTCCTGCTCACCTTCTTCTTCCGGCACATGCGCGGGCTCATCGAGCGCGGCCACCTGTACATCGCGCAGCCGCCCCTGTACCGGGTCCGCAAGGGCAAGCGCGACGTCTACATCAAGGACGAGAACGCGTTTCGCGAGTTCCTCGTCTCGGCGAGCGCGGACACGATCGCGCTGCTCGACGACAACGGCGAGCCGCTCGCGGCCGAGCGCACCGAGGAGGCGATCCGGCTCTCCATGGCGCGCCGGCAGGTGCTCGAACGGATCGAGCGGTTCACGGACACGCGCATCGCGTCGGCGCTGTGCGCGGCGGACCTCGGGCGCGCGGACCTCGACGACATGGCCCGGCTCGAGGCGAAGCTGCGCGAGGTGAGAAGGCTCGTCGGGGCGGACGCGAACAGCGTGGCGGCGATCCCGGACGACGCCCACGGCGGCGCCAGGATCCGCGTCGTCACCGGCAAGAACGGCAACACGCGGATGCTGGAGTTCGATTTCGACTTCTTCTCGTCGCCCGAGTACCGCGACCTCCTGCGATCGCGGGATCGCGCGGCCGGGTTCGGGGCCGGGCCGTACACGGTGCGGAGGGGAGAGGAGCGCGTCGCGATCCAGACGCTCGACGAGCTCTGGCCGCTCGTCGACCACGCGGTGCGCCAGGGGCTCGGCATCCAGCGCTACAAGGGGCTCGGCGAGATGAACCCGGAGCAGCTCTGGGACACGACCATGAACCCGGACACGCGAACGCTCCTGCGGGTCACGCTCCAGGACTTCACCGAGGCGGACCAGATCTTCTCCATCCTCATGGGCGATCAGGTCGATCCGCGCCGCGAGTTCATCGAGGCGAACGCCCTCGCGGTGAGAAACCTGGACATCTGA